The DNA window CTATAAAACCATATCAGGATAGCTGTGTTTTCTTCGCTCCGAAGAATCCTGCTACAAGATCTCACCCCTCTGCTTTAGAGGAGTTGGAACAAAAGATACTTGACCTTTCGGTTCTCGAAGAGGAGGCGTTCAAGTCGAGAAAGATCGAGGTGATAGAGTGAAAAAGTTCAGAGAGTTTCTGGTGACTCTGTACTTCTATTTCATTGCGACCGTTTATATCGTCTTCTACGGTGGTTTCGTTCTCCTCAGATCTTTCCTGATGAGGGATAAAGAAGAAGCAAGAAGGTATGTTTTGAAAGAAATAAAAAAGTTCGGAAGGAGAGCGTTCGGGTGGCTCTTCTCCAAGGTGATCGTCGAGGGTGAAGAGAACATACCAAAGGACAGAAATTTCATTGTTGTGGCGAATCATCAGAGTCTCATGGACATTCCTTTGATACTTGGATTTGTCGCCACAGGAGCTTTCATTGCTAAGGAGGAACTGAGGAAGATACCGGGCGTGAACTGGTACATAAAGTACTTGAACGGTGTTTTCCTTGATAGAAAAAATCCAAGAAAAGCGGTGAAGGCGCTGAGAGAAGCAATCGAGAAATTGAGAAACGGTGTCACGTTCATCGTCTTTCCGGAGGGAACAAGATCACCGAATGGTGAGATGCTTCCATTCAAAAAGGACAGCCTCATGATCGCTATGAGGACCGGTGTTCTTGTTCTTCCTGTGTCCATCTGGGGAACCTACCATCTGATACCGAAGAATCACTGGGTCTTCACGCCTGGCAAAGTGTTTCTCAGGATACACAAACCCGTCAATCCAAGGGAATTCTCCAAAGAAGAAGAGTTGAGAAAGTACGTGGAAGGCGTCATCAAAAAGGGTGTGGAAGAGCTGAAAGAGAGGTGGTCGGAATGAGGGTTTACTTCGATAACAACGCGACAACGAAAGTAGATGAACGTGTCCTGGAAGAGATGGTCACGTTCTATAGGGAAAAATTCGGAAATCCCAACTCCGCCCACGGGATGGGGATAAAGGCGAACCTTCATCTCGAAAGAGCAAGGGAGAAGGTTGCAAAAATTCTCGGTGTGTCACCTTCCGAGATATTCTTCACTTCGTGTGCGACGGAAGCGATAAACTGGATACACAAAGCGGTTGCAGAGGTTTTCGAGAGGAGAAAAAGAACCATCATCACAACTCCCATAGAGCACAAGGCAGTTCTTGAAACACTGAAGTATCTCTCTTTTAGAGGTTTCAAGGTGAAATACGTCCCTGTTGACTCCAGGGGTGTTGTGAAACTGGAA is part of the Thermotoga sp. genome and encodes:
- a CDS encoding 1-acyl-sn-glycerol-3-phosphate acyltransferase, whose translation is MKKFREFLVTLYFYFIATVYIVFYGGFVLLRSFLMRDKEEARRYVLKEIKKFGRRAFGWLFSKVIVEGEENIPKDRNFIVVANHQSLMDIPLILGFVATGAFIAKEELRKIPGVNWYIKYLNGVFLDRKNPRKAVKALREAIEKLRNGVTFIVFPEGTRSPNGEMLPFKKDSLMIAMRTGVLVLPVSIWGTYHLIPKNHWVFTPGKVFLRIHKPVNPREFSKEEELRKYVEGVIKKGVEELKERWSE